From Podospora bellae-mahoneyi strain CBS 112042 chromosome 3, whole genome shotgun sequence, the proteins below share one genomic window:
- the LSC2 gene encoding succinate--CoA ligase beta chain (BUSCO:EOG09262GXD; COG:C; EggNog:ENOG503NUY0) — translation MFRLGRNRALASAFAAPKTSPAPRLPSFAQQQRRALSIHEYISADLLKQYGIDVPKGAVAKSAAEAEAVAKSIGSDDMVIKAQVLAGGRGKGTFDNGLKGGVRVIYSPTEAKMFAEQMIGHKLITKQTGAQGRLCNSVYICERKFARREFYLAVLMDRGSQGPVIVSSSQGGMDIEGVAKENPDAINTTYIDINVGVTDEMARDIAVKLGFSEQCVDDAVKTIQNLYKIFLEKDATQIEINPLSETSDHKVMCMDAKFNFDDNAEFRQKEAFEWRDTTQEDADEVRAAESGLNFIKLDGDIGCLVNGAGLAMATMDIIKLNGGQPANFLDVGGGATPAAIKEAFELITSDPKVTAIFVNIFGGIVRCDAIAHGLINTVKSLDLKIPIIARLQGTNMEEAHRLINDSGMKIFSIDDLQNAAEKAVQLSKVVKMARDIDVGVEFTLGI, via the exons ATGTTCAGACTCGGTCGCAACCGCGCATTGGCCTCGGCCTTTGCTGCCCCCAAG ACTTCCCCCGCCCCCAGACTTCCCAGCTTCGCTCAACAACAAAGGAGAGCGCTCAGCATCCACGAATACATCTCGgccgacctcctcaaacag TATGGCATCGATGTCCCCAAGGGCGCCGTCGCCAAGTCTGCCGCCGAGGCTGAGGCTGTCGCGAAGTCGATCGGCAGCGACGACATGGTCATCAAGGCCCAGGTCCTCGCCGGTGGTCGTGGCAAGGGTACCTTTGATAACGGCCTGAAGGGCGGTGTTCGTGTCATCTACTCCCCCACCGAGGCCAAGATGTTCGCCGAGCAGATGATCGGTCACAAGCTCATCACCAAGCAGACCGGTGCTCAGGGCCGTCTCTGCAACTCCGTCTACATCTGCGAGCGCAAGTTCGCCCGCCGCGAGTTCTACCTCGCCGTCCTCATGGATCGTGGCTCCCAGGGCCCCGTCATCGTCTCCTCGTCGCAGGGCGGCATGGACATTGAGGGTGTCGCCAAGGAGAACCCCGATGCTATCAACACCACCTACATCGACATCAACGTCGGTGTGACGGACGAGATGGCCCGCGACATCGCCGTCAAGCTCGGCTTCAGCGAGCAGTGCGTTGATGATGCCGTCAAGAccatccagaacctctaCAAGATCTTCCTCGAGAAGGACGCCACCCAGATCGagatcaaccccctctccgaGACCTCGGACCACAAGGTCATGTGCATGGACGCCAAGTTCAACTTTGACGACAACGCCGAGTTCCGCCAGAAGGAGGCCTTCGAGTGGCGCGACACCACCCAGGAGGACGCCGATGAGGTGCGCGCCGCCGAGTCTGGCCTCAACTTCATCAAGCTCGACGGTGACATCGGCTGCCTTGTCAACGGCGCCGGCCTTGCCATGGCCACCATGGATATCATCAAGCTCAATGGAGGCCAGCCCGCCAACTTCCTCGacgtcggtggtggtgctacCCCCGCCGCCATTAAGGAGGCTTTCGAGCTCATCACCAGCGACCCCAAGGTCACTGCCATTTTCGTCAACATCTTTGGCGGTATCGTCCGCTGCGATGCCATTGCTCATGGTTTGATCAACACTGTCAAGTCGCTCGACCTCAAGATCCCCATCATTGCCCGTCTGCAGGGTACCAACATGGAGGAGGCCCACCGTCTGATCAACGACTCGGGCATGAAGATTTTCTCTATCGATGACTTGCAGAACGCTGCCGAGAAGGCGGTGCAGCTCAGCAAGGTTGTCAAGATGG CTCGTGACATCGATGTCGGCGTTGAGTTCACTCTTGGTATCTAA
- a CDS encoding hypothetical protein (EggNog:ENOG503NVJ8; COG:S) codes for MSTAIEEMIKSPVVEEREELQQTPLSPVADQETVQTPKAPPQQEQRPPSRDSDKDTQDTFEDAVESGETGSVRSLTKRQPSVVTPLAVEETESDYEEPQSPVAPARQSVLTVDGPADVVEKPESPSTSDHRISRRFSRVSEASAGSLDNVNLDDDSTPTAATQLAKIAASVSAAAAPAVAQEVPVPTSPEPAIAEKPAPVPEKAHTAKTMSFSSISMPWDTRSKSPPAAPPSPNPPSTAAPAPAGRKFNSPFSWLSRSSTKVETPVPPAPSPRRNTASSVATMTSNPEMMLSKLDEDDETRAIGSRNSLKDRFKALRMREEAGIPGMNGDEEKQGDEDGDADTISIPKPPPSPLPQSPNRNLAPGTVSGVNAGPSAMADTPVDWDLWQAVVYEGPAAVARTSAEELNKAIATGIPSAIRGVIWQVLAQSKNEELEIVYRELVARGTDKEINGTANGSTKDSASSASSVNSEAGSTGGSSPTDKETDSIKSAAAAAERRKKDKEDLAQLQKLEKVIRRDLGARTSYSKYAAAQGLQEGLFGVCKAYALFDEQVGYAQGMNFLIMPLLFNMAEEEAFCLLVRLMNHYQLRDLFVADMPGLHLRLFQFERLLEDLEPALYCHLRRRGITPHLYATQWFLTLFAYRFPLQLVLRIYDLILSEGLSAILRFGIVLMQKNAAALLGITDMSALTTFLKDRLFDFYIDATPSTNSILENGFFGSSSSSLDKEVYRADQLVRDACEVKITPEVLQAYKVEWEEKTRAEKEREQELEGLRSANASYASRVRRLEERIEAHDREQAELATDLVKTKVENEELKDENESLRGQVKELRIVIEKQPEELEQAWELERGDLMKRNEKVHEENERLEKELKDLEEELVATKVQYAEVNSQHETLKQKWKELKKQFDN; via the exons ATGTCGACCGCCATCGAGGAGATGATCAAGTCTCCTgtcgtggaggagagggaggagctgcAACAAACGCCGCTTTCTCCCGTAGCGGACCAAGAAACGGTCCAAACCCCAaaagcaccaccacagcaggAGCAGAGGCCGCCATCAAGGGACTCAGACAAGGACACG CAGGACACCTTTGAAGATGCCGTCGAGTCGGGCGAGACAGGTTCGGTCCGGTCGTTGACCAAGCGACAACCGTCCGTGGTCACGCCCCTCGCCGTGGAGGAAACCGAGTCCGACTACGAGGAACCTCAGTCCCCAGTTGCTCCCGCTCGGCAATCTGTGCTCACTGTCGATGGGCCCGCCGATGTGGTCGAAAAGCCGGAATCCCCGTCGACGAGCGACCACAGAATATCGCGCCGTTTCTCCCGTGTCTCTGAAGCTTCTGCCGGCTCACTCGACAACGTGAACCTAGACGACGATTCAACTCCAACGGCCGCCACCCAACTAGCCAAAATTGCCGCTTCCGTCTCCGCTGCTGCAGCACCAGCGGTAGCTCAGGAGGTTCCCGTCCCGACCAGCCCCGAACCTGCCATCGCAGAGAAGCCCGCCCCTGTCCCTGAAAAGGCTCATACTGCCAAAACTATGTCTTTTAGCAGCATCAGCATGCCCTGGGATACTCGGTCAAAGAGCCCCCCCGCtgcgccgccctcgccaaatcCTCCTTCGACTGCTGCTCCCGCGCCGGCTGGTCGGAAGTTCAACAGCCCCTTTTCATGGCTTTCGAGAAGCTCGACCAAGGTTGAGACACCTGTGCCACCAGCACCTTCCCCGAGGAGGAATACGGCTAGCTCGGTCGCCACCATGACGAGCAATCCGGAGATGATGCTGAGCAAgctggacgaggatgacgagacTAGGGCGATCGGTTCGAGGAACAGCTTGAAGGATCGGTTCAAGGCGCTGCGGATGAGGGAAGAGGCTGGGATTCCTGGTATGAATGGGGACGAGGAGAAGCAAGGTGATGAGGACGGCGATGCTGATACTATTTCGATCCCGaaaccaccgccctcgccgctgCCGCAAAGCCCGAACCGGAATCTGGCTCCGGGCACTGTCTCGGGTGTCAATGCCGGGCCTTCTGCCATGGCCGACACGCCGGTTGATTGGGATCTTTGGCAGGCCGTTGTCTACGAGGGTCCTGCAGCGGTGGCCCGGACGAGTGCCGAGGAGCTGAATAAGGCGATTGCTACCGGCATCCCGAGCGCCATCCGCGGTGTTATTTGGCAGGTGTTGGCTCAGAGCAAGAACGAAGAGCTCGAGATAGTATATCGGGAACTTGTTGCTAGGGGCACTGACAAGGAGATTAATGGCACCGCCAACGGGAGCACCAAGGACTCGGCCTCGTCTGCCTCGTCGGTCAACTCCGAGGCTGGCTCTACCGGTGGTTCTTCGCCAACCGATAAGGAGACTGACTCTATCAaatccgccgccgctgctgccgagCGCAGGAAGAAGGATAAGGAAGATCTTGCTCAGCTTCAGAAGTTGGAAAAGGTCATCAGGAGGGATCTGGGTGCTCGAACAAGCTACTCCAAGTACGCTGCCGCCCAAGGGCTCCAGGAAGGCCTGTTTGGCGTGTGCAAGGCGTATGCACTGTTTGACGAGCAGGTGGGGTACGCGCAGGGCATGAACTTTTTGATCATGCCGCTGCTCTTCAacatggccgaggaggaggccttTTGCCTGTTGGTCAGGCTGATGAATCACTACCAGCTGCGGGATCTGTTTGTGGCGGACATGCCGGGGCTGCACCTGAGGCTGTTCCAGTTTGAGAGGCTGCTGGAGGATCTGGAGCCGGCGCTGTACTGCCActtgcggaggagggggatcaCCCCGCACTTATATGCCACGCAGTGGTTCTTGACGCTGTTTGCGTACCGCTTCCCGCTGcagctggtgttgaggatTTATGACTTGATCCTCTCGGAGGGGCTTAGCGCGATCTTGAGGTTTGGCATTGTGCTCATGCAAAAGAACGCGGCGGCGCTGCTGGGGATCACGGACATGAGCGCCCTGACGACGTTTTTGAAGGACAGGCTGTTTGATTTTTATATTGATGCCACCCCGTCGACGAATTCGATTTTGGAGAATGGGTTCTTtggaagcagcagcagcagtctgGACAAGGAGGTTTACCGGGCGGATCAGCTGGTCAGGGATGCATGCGAGGTGAAGATTACGCCCGAAGTGCTGCAGGCTTACAAGgtggagtgggaggagaagacgagggcggagaaggagagggagcaggagctggaggggttgaggtcGGCGAATGCGAGTTATGCGAGCAGGGTGAGgcggttggaggagaggatcgAGGCTCATGATCGGGAGCAGGCGGAGCTGGCGACGGATTTGGTCAAGACCAAGGTGGAGAAtgaggagttgaaggatgAGAATGAGAGCTTGAGGGGGCAGGTGAAGGAGTTGAGGATTGTGATTGAGAAGCAgcccgaggagctggagcaggcGTGGGAGTTGGAACGGGGGGatttgatgaagaggaaTGAGAAGGTGCACGAGGAGaatgagaggttggagaaggagttgaaggacttggaggaggagctggtggctaCCAAGGTGCAGTATGCTGAG GTCAATTCTCAACATGAGACACTCAAGCAAAAGTGgaaggagttgaagaagcagTTTGATAATTAA
- a CDS encoding hypothetical protein (EggNog:ENOG503P1EF) — protein sequence MAESTGSPELNGCLVALEGPARLVATQLRLLPTSPRILILPALQHYLGNINKDDYPDATQLIHRVHVAAQKRHAEAQEFLQQSTPEEGRLVFTHGGTVGAHALCLSAISKQQTSGNVEEADLVFCQLASKGAAHLAREASRRCAKNHGPSVAALEKAKVVAASPRSAGLVPRPLRLRNAMPSLPKETVLVQQKERHSPFEDPVIRAMRAADLLDRETAFLQPAGGINEVDMTVRIVEIRKRKVVRRSMSLSVVDSVAGSVVLGGSKGSSSSAASSDGRDNKNGLITSPCSSSCGKTLPSSTRRTPLRIEIPSPLIRWTGIREEPPPPLAEGDQSDPSFSSRGCRVENERPRSADDKLTFENNLTSLGRHLGVDRDDDNMGGYHRLGVFEQWGRGHNANLTTEPPPSDHESTAAAATETDKTFEPVLPLREDLVIHLSTPQSDESLDFVFQGFQRGDYTDRMPVRTTAALDSGVLEKGYDNTRRILESLSPGAFAEAAGDGRKQSWANGGLVHGLPTPGHSPTPSEARPVSAVEGGQRFWSLPVGEETSVVTQNSLRSILTSQCAQTRTGRRRPRSSGDGSVTDSIWDELSVVSRYVRKGKVDMMLGVGGEVGVSKARLDEVVQLLEKLGCKDGVSRTGRVSLRDLIGAAMQAYTAQPLSKQTQANPFSDRAVLAALIIPYIERYLCSRPQVRFLLIEYPSEHLETILAVQKLMGNEIMRIAGVINGDASALNRPFSPPPSIEVYKSSTAPMSQEDFGSILEALLGSPSFTQADYILPSVASEADTATFLASVQKQLVSVSDFYTPPKTPISEVARPREGTGTRKQVYPALIIKAARTQTTEEYQQQGEKVRHHSIASSGLDTPPASPAESFCPSGLRPPVFRDSAALSRGAMSPRDMTPGSGIVTPTPRNMTPISRNVTPVTIQSPHPLTAQKQMERGGGWGRPRGQAVHLGGQGSTGRPYGFSTGTASSQGLSHNGGNNNRLRQVATLSHLPVTSSYDEEDYGELDEEERRLMPMYGRRRGSGGGGDGKKALKWLGLA from the exons aTGGCAGAATCGACAGGCTCGCCAGAGCTAAACGGCTGTCTGGTGGCATTGGAAGGTCCAGCAAGGCTGGTAGCAACCCAGCTGCGCCTTCTGCCCACCTCACCTcgcatcctcatccttcccGCCCTCCAACACTACCttggcaacatcaacaaagacGACTACCCTGACGCCACCCAGCTCATCCACAGGGTCCATGTCGCCGCCCAAAAACGACATGCCGAAGCCCAAGAGTTCCTGCAGCAATCCACACCCGAGGAAGGGCGCCTCGTGTTCACACACGGGGGCACAGTCGGAGCCCACGCGCTATGTCTCTCGGCGATCAGCAAGCAACAAACCAGCGGCAACGTCGAGGAGGCAGATCTGGTGTTTTGCCAACTGGCTAGCAAAGGTGCTGCTCACCTTGCTAGGGAAGCCTCACGCCGTTGCGCCAAGAACCACGGTCCTTCGGTAGCGGCCTTGGAGAAAGCcaaggttgttgctgctAGCCCGAGATCTGCTGGTCTAGTGCCGCGACCGTTGCGTCTCAGGAATGCCATGCCATCGTTGCCAAAGGAGACTGTGCTTGTCCAGCAGAAAGAACGCCACAGCCCGTTTGAGGACCCTGTGATCagggcgatgagggcggCGGATTTGCTGGATAGGGAAACGGCTTTTTTGCAGCCGGCGGGTGGTATCAATGAGGTTGATATGACGGTCAGGATTGTGGAgatcaggaagaggaaggttgtgaggaggagcatgagcttgtcggtggtggaCTCTGTCGCGGGAAGTGTAGTGCTGGGGGGATCTAAggggtcgtcgtcgtcagcgGCTTCGAGTGACGGGCGCGATAACAAGAACGGGCTTATTACATCGCCTTGCTCATCTTCTTGCGGAAAGACATTGCCATCAAGCACCCGACGAACGCCTCTGAGGATTGAGATTCCGTCGCCTCTTATTAGGTGGACTGGAATCAGGGAGGAgccgccgcccccccttGCTGAGGGGGACCAATCCGACCCGTCGTTTTCTTCTCGAGGGTGTCGTGTTGAAAATGAGAGGCCACGGTCGGCTGATGACAAGCTGACGTTTGAAAATAACTTGACGAGCCTTGGGAGGCATTTGGGGGTGGACCGCGATGATGACAACATGGGAGGTTACCACCGCTTGGGCGTGTTTGAGCAGTGGGGCCGAGGTCACAACGCCAATCTCACCACCGAGCCACCACCGTCCGATCACGAgagcaccgccgccgccgcgaccGAGACCGACAAAACATTTGAACCGGTGCTGCCGCTGAGGGAGGATTTGGTAATCCATCTTTCTACACCCCAATCGGACGAATCGCTGGATTTCGTATTTCAGGGCTTTCAGAGAGGCGATTATACGGATAGGATGCCGGTTCggaccaccgccgcccttGACTCGGGGGTTTTGGAGAAGGGGTATGATAATACGAGGAGGATTCTGGAGAGTTTGAGCCCGGGGGCTTttgcggaggcggcgggtgatgggaggaagcAGAGTTGGGCTAATGGTGGGTTGGTTCACGGGTTGCCGACGCCGGGGCATTCGCCGACACCTTCGGAGGCGAGGCCGGTGAGTGCGGTTGAGGGCGGTCAGCGGTTTTGGAGTTTGccggttggggaggagacgtCAGTTGTGACGCAGAATTCGCTGAGGTCGATTCTTACTTCACAGTGCGCGCAGACGCGGacggggcggcggcggccgaggTCGTCGGGGGATGGGTCGGTGACGGATAGCATTTGGGACGAGCTTTCTGTGGTGAGCCGGTATGTGAGGAAGGGCAAGGTTGACATGATGTTGGGAGTtggtggcgaggttgggGTGAGCAAGGCTCGACTTGATGAGGTGGTTCAACTACTTGAGAAGCTCGGTTGCAAAGATGGTGTTTCTAGGACTGGGCGCGTGAGCCTGAG AGACCTCATCGGCGCCGCAATGCAAGCCTACACCGCCCAACCACTCTCCAAGCAAACCCAAGCAAACCCCTTTTCAGACCGAGCAGTCCTCGCGGCCTTGATAATCCCCTACATCGAACGCTACCTCTGCTCCCGCCCTCAAGTCcggttcctcctcatcgaaTACCCCTCCGAACACCTCGAAACCATCCTCGCAGTCCAAAAACTCATGGGGAACGAAATCATGAGAATAGCCGGCGTCATCAACGGGGACGCCTCGGCGCTCAACCGAcccttctccccaccacccagcaTTGAAGTCTACAAATCCTCCACTGCGCCCATGTCACAAGAGGACTTTGGGAGCATACTCGAAGCACTGCTCGGCTCCCCGTCATTCACCCAGGCGGATTACATCCTCCCTTCTGTAGCCAGCGAGGCGGACACGGCCACGTTTCTTGCGTCGGTGCAGAAGCAGCTGGTGTCGGTGTCGGATTTTTACACGCCACCCAAAACGCCGATCAGCGAGGTTGCGAGACCGAGGGAAGGGACGGGGACAAGGAAGCAGGTTTATCCGGCGTTGATCATCAAGGCGGCAAGGACGCAGACGACGGAGGAGTATCAGCAGCAGGGGGAAAAGGTGAGGCATCATTCTATTGCCAGCTCGGGGTTGGACACGCCGCCTGCGTCGCCGGCGGAATCGTTTTGCCCTAGTGGGTTGCGGCCGCCAGTTTTTAGGGATTCGGCGGCGCTGTCGCGGGGGGCGATGTCGCCGAGGGATATGACGCCCGGGTCGGGAATTGTGACTCCCACGCCGAGGAACATGACGCCGATCTCGAGAAATGTGACGCCTGTGACGATACAGAGCCCGCATCCGTTGACGGCGCAGAAGCAGATGGagcggggtggtgggtgggggaggccgagggggCAGGCGGTTCATCTTGGGGGGCAGGGCTCAACAGGTAGGCCGTATGGGTTTTCTACGGGGACGGCGTCTTCCCAGGGTTTGAGCCATAATGGTGGGAATAACAACCGGTTGAGACAGGTGGCTACGCTGAGTCACCTGCCGGTTACGTCGTCgtatgatgaggaggattaCGGGgagttggatgaggaggagaggaggttgatgcctATGTatgggaggcggagggggagtggtggtgggggggatgggaagaaggcgctgaagtggttggggttggcttaa
- a CDS encoding hypothetical protein (EggNog:ENOG503Q44D; COG:S), protein MQSSDPGHFFETDAEQATRQRRAAKSGNTYGNPIVLKSKILAAVLDPRSPSSAVLVAESAGAVRRVDFEDPESTKTVYRGPTTPVSCVTVGGPNNGTLFAGAWDKSVWSWDLDTKTPGKKYIGHADFVKAVVCARLRGKDILISGGADKKIIVWDITSGARLHTLKDDVINMLSIQDLAVDHAASTESEISLISASSDPHIRRWKIRADGWEQVVEELPNAPGTERRTILEHETTVYKLVLDHDGDEVDLWTSSGDGTAKCLSRIKNFSCEDSFQHGDHVRAVAVTDQWVITAGRDEDIKFWDRASGKLYCSLLGHYDEVTELVLLKNAKGSAERLCSVGIDGTVRVWPLAKAGLDTLVEEQKNPVAEEKREETKPEGLLSAEEEAELAALMEDDDEE, encoded by the exons ATGCAGTCCTCAGACCCAGGTCACTTTTTCGAGACAGA TGCAGAGCAGGCCacaaggcaaagaagggCGGCCAAGTCTGGCAACACATACGGCAACCCCATCGTCCTAAAGTCCAAGATCCTCGCAGCTGTGCTGGACCCCAGATCCCCGTCTTCTGCTGTCTTGGTTGCCGAGTCTGCAGGAGctgtgaggagggtggacTTTGAG GATCCTGAAAGCACCAAAACAGTCTATCGCggcccaacaacaccagtcAGCTGTGTCACCGTCGGAGGCCCAAACAACGGGACACTCTTTGCTGGTGCCTGGGACAAGTCAGTCTGGTCTTGGGACTTGGACACCAAGACACCAGGGAAAAAGTACATCGGCCACGCAGACTTTGTCAAAGCAGTCGTCTGCGCCAGGCTCCGAGGCAAAGACATCCTCATCAGCGGCGGCGCCGACAAGAAGATTATCGTCTGGGACATCACCTCCGGAGCCCGCCTCCACACCCTCAAAGACGATGTGATCAACATGCTCAGCATCCAAGACCTAGCCGTCGACCACGCAGCCTCAACCGAATCCGAAATCTCCCTCATCAGTGCGAGCAGTGACCCGCATATTCGACGGTGGAAGATTCGGGCCGACGGCTGGGAGCAGGTGGTCGAGGAGCTGCCCAATGCGCCCGGCACGGAAAGGCGGACAATTTTGGAGCACGAGACAACCGTCTACAAACTCGTACTCGACCACGACGGGGACGAGGTCGACTTGTGGACGTCGAGCGGAGACGGGACGGCCAAGTGCCTGTCGAGGATAAAGAATTTCAGCTGTGAGGACAGTTTTCAGCATGGGGATCATGTTCGCGCTGTGGCTGTCACGGACCAATGGGTGATCACGGCTGGGAGGGACGAGGACATCAAGTTCTGGGATCGAGCTTCGGGGAAGCTGTACTGCTCTCTGCTGGGGCACTATGATGAGGTTACTGAGCTGGTGCTCTTGAAGAATGCCAAGGGGTCGGCTGAGAGACTTTGCAGTGTTGGTATCGACGGCACTGTTCGGGTATGGCCCTTGGCAAAGGCAGGTCTGGACACTTTGGTTGAAGAACAGAAGAATCCTGTCGCGGAGGAAAAAAGGGAGGAAACTAAACCCGAGGGCCTGCTGAGTGCCGAAGAGGAAGCGGAGCTCGCTGCCCTGatggaggacgacgatgaagaatAG
- the mcl1 gene encoding DNA polymerase alpha accessory factor Mcl1 (EggNog:ENOG503NW5X; BUSCO:EOG09260S2Z; COG:S) yields MASSVIASRPRARPAHTSGTTKCAYTPDGTKLVTVGSNNTIRVYKTGSDGEPDNVDDCQEQNVAVSTSNKFFVVGSEDGTLAYYSLETNMFDRLLTRTSLPVRDVALSPDDKWCAVASDELTVKLVNMEDTTNLLTLKEHGEQTKHISFDPKGTMLAVSCTNGIIYIYSLTADHPELIRKVDGVIGRVQTDSEASTKVVWHPDGRAFAVPTPTRDIQVVSKNDWEKQRVFSNGHEGDVTALAWSPNGALLASAGKDRKLLIWSTKDQSVVARYEYPNVVDIAWHPTKNLASFTTSNGEVFISPEFVSEQFASMLKLPRQPAPFIHDPLEGISHGLDKQPLPSRPRAGTPDSFDDLLDDDVVEEDDFVVDDDGAGYALNTGRKRPADDTTDGQPPSKRANYALQLQHHPPFQPGSTPWRGNRKYLCLNLIGFIWTVDQDSHHTVTVEFYDHEFHRDFHFTDTFLYDQACLTNTGSLFSCPPKDDAPAVVFYRPHETWTQRNDWRISLPKGEAVLAMALGENFITVTTTANYVRVYTLFGIPYRVYRPKSSPVVTCAGWNDYIMTIGNGPVGADGMSRLLYSIYNIKRDEICQNEDIVALPDGASLKSVFFSDVGDPCIYDTTGTLLTLLHWRLPSRAYWVPLLSTSLLPRLASGRKKESYFPIAVADSKFHCIILKGGDQYPYFPRPLLSEFEFSIPLSGPPKPKKSKPANDDDDMMLDQSSDSDGEDDAAGESDKLIQGFMLKSIQASQLDDLLDATQSTASQRALRSRLSLEIDKTLLQLLAVECREGGEERGMRALEVVKLMRDTSGKMIEAAGKIAERYGRTVLGEKIREYGEERVGKQIRSRSDGRMSTHNHRGFGSGDESDF; encoded by the exons ATGGCGTCGTCGGTCATCGCATCCCGACCAAGGGCTCGCCCAGCCCACACCTCGGGCACCACGAAATGCGCCTACACTCCAGACGGAACAAAACTGGTCACTGTCGGCTCCAACAATACCATTCGTGTGTACAAGACCGGCTCAGACGGCGAGCCTGACAATGTGGACGACTGCCAGGAACAAAATGTTGCGGTATCAACAAGCAACAAGTTCTTCGTTGTCGGCTCGGAAGATGGCACTCTCGCTTACTACTCGCTCGAGACCAACATGTTTGACCGCCTCCTGACACGGACAAGTCTCCCAGTTCGCGATGTTGCCCTCTCTCCAGACGACAAGTGGTGCGCTGTCGCTAGTGATGAGCTTACGGTCAAGCTGGTCAACATGGAGGATACCACGAACCTGCTTACGCTGAAGGAGCATGGAGAGCAGACGAAGCATATCTCGTTCGACCCCAAGGGCACCATGCTTGCGGTCTCATGTACCAATGGGATCATCTACATTTACTCTTTGACGGCGGATCATCCCGAGCTTATTCGAAAGGTGGACGGTGTCATTGGCAGGGTGCAGACCGACTCCGAGGCCTCGACCAAGGTGGTCTGGCACCCTGATGGCCGTGCTTTTGCGGTGCCCACGCCTACGAGGGATATTCAGGTTGTGTCCAAGAATGACTGGGAGAAGCAAAGGGTGTTTTCCAACGGGCATGAGGGGGATGTCACGGCTCTTGCTTGGTCTCCCAACGGAGCGCTTCTTGCCTCAGCCGGCAAGGACAGGAAGCTCTTGATTTGGTCCACCAAGGACCAGAGCGTGGTCGCCAGATATGAGTACCCCAACGTCGTCGACATCGCCTGGCACCCAACCAAAAACCTGGCCTCCTTCACTACCTCTAATGGAGAAGTATTCATCAGCCCAGAGTTCGTCTCGGAGCAGTTTGCTTCCATGCTCAAGCTCCCCCGGCAACCGGCCCCTTTTATCCACGACCCCCTTGAAGGAATCTCCCATGGCCTCGacaaacaaccccttcctAGTCGTCCCCGAGCTGGTACGCCAGATAGCTTCGACGacctccttgatgatgacgtAGTAGAGGAGGATGACTTTGTTgtggacgacgacggtgcGGGCTATGCGCTCAACACCGGCCGAAAGCGTCCCGCAGACGACACCACCGACGGccaacccccttccaaaCGAGCCAACTATgccctccaactccaacaccacccccctttccaacccGGCTCCACCCCCTGGCGCGGCAACAGAAAGTACCTCTGCCTCAACCTAATAGGCTTCATCTGGACCGTCGACCAAGACAGCCACCACACCGTCACGGTCGAATTCTACGACCACGAATTCCACCGCGACTTCCACTTCACCGACACGTTCCTCTACGACCAAGCTTGcctcaccaacaccggcTCCTTGTTCTCCTGCCCACCAAAAGACGACGCCCCAGCTGTGGTCTTTTACCGTCCCCACGAGACCTGGACGCAGAGAAACGACTGGCGGATTTCCCTGCCGAAGGGTGAAGCCGTGTTGGCCATGGCCCTAGGCGAGAATTTTATTActgtcaccaccacggcGAATTACGTTCGGGTATATACCCTCTTTGGGATTCCCTACCGAGTCTATCGCCCCAAGTCCAGCCCCGTGGTCACCTGCGCGGGATGGAACGACTACATCATGACGATTGGCAACGGCCCAGTAGGCGCGGACGGGATGTCCAGGCTCTTGTACTCCATCTACAACATCAAGCGGGATGAAATCTGCCAAAACGAAGACATTGTCGCCTTGCCGGACGGTGCCTCGTTGAAATCAGTCTTTTTTTCCGATGTTGGC GACCCATGTATATACGACACAACAGGAACCCTCctaaccctcctccactggcGCCTCCCCTCCCGTGCCTACTGGGTTCCCCTCTTGTCAacttccctcctcccacgtCTCGCCTCGGGCCGAAAAAAGGAATCTTACTTCCCCATCGCAGTGGCGGACAGTAAATTCCATTGCATCATCCTAAAAGGAGGGGATCAGTACCCCTACTTTCCCCGGCCTTTACTCTCCGAATTCGAGTTTTCCATCCCGCTTTCTGGACCGCCCAAACCTAAAAAGTCAAAACCCgccaacgacgacgatgacatgATGCTCGATCAATCCTCAGACTCGGATGGAGAGGACGACGCGGCCGGGGAGAGTGATAAATTGATCCAAGGGTTCATGCTGAAGAGTATCCAAGCCTCCCAGCTCGACGACCTGCTAGACGCCACGCAATCAACCGCCTCGCAGCGCGCGCTGCGGTCTAGGCTTTCGTTGGAGATTGATAAAACGTTACTGCAGCTCTTGGCGGTGGAGTgcagggaggggggtgaggagaggggtATGCGCGCGCTGGAGGTTGTCAAGCTCATGAGGGACACGTCTGGGAAGATGATTGAGGCGGCGGGCAAGATTGCCGAGAGGTATGGACGGACCGTCCTGGGGGAGAAGATCAGGGAGTATGgcgaggagagggtggggaaACAAATCAGGAGTAGGAGTGATGGGCGGATGTCAACGCATAATCACAGAGGGTTTGGGAGTGGGGATGAGAGTGACTTTTGA